The genome window TACTCTTAATTCAGCAAGTTTATCTCCGGAAAACATCTAATCACCCTCTTTATATTCTTTATATACTATCCAAATAGCTATAAAAAACAAGGGGGAATCTCAAAAAGATGTGTTGCACTAAAAAGTAGCACGTGATAACATAATCGCCGTCCTGAGCGGGCCTGTAGCTCAGTGGATAGAGCGACGGCCTCCTAAGCCGTAGGTCAGGCGTTCGAATCGCCTCAGGCTCGCCATTATAAACAAAATCAATTTTTAGAGTTGTCAAATAACGATGAAAGCGGGTATAATCCTCACGGGGTCACGTTAATAAAAGGCGCATCCGGGAGGGGGGGAAAGCGACGTTTGATTGGCGTGCTTTAAAAATTTTCACTCTTTTAATTTTTCTATCTATTTTCTATCTACTTTTCGTTCCTGTTCACTTCTTATCTTTGCGAACTCAAGATCAAAAAATTTGGTCAGCACCAGTTCCTTCTGGAACTAAAATAGTAACCGGATTCGTTCACTCCGTTGAAAAAACTCCTGTTGAGGATGTTTATATTGTGTCAGGTGGTCGTATTTGGCTTTGGGAGGAGCGTTTTCGATCTCATAACGCAGGGCTTCCAACCGAACCTCCTAAACATGGGCGATTTTTATTGCACAAAGATTGGATGATTGTCCAAGGAAGTTCTTATGAGTGGGAAACATTACGAGTTCGCATAGGCGATAGCCAAATAGGGAAAAACTGGTTTTCGTCTACTATGACTGGTAAACTTGACCTTTTCCAAACAATACCTAATAGCCTTCTCTACGTTGAAATGAAACAGGTTCCTCTATTTTTTAAAAAGATGCCTTTTACTTTTTAATTAAGTTCATCACGACTGGAGGTGGAGATATTTGGGTGAAGTAAACAACAAGCAAAACGTAAACACCGAAACAGCTCAGAATTCAGAAATTAACCTTGATGAACTCCGACGCCAGTTTGACACGGAAGCTCGCT of Aminobacterium sp. MB27-C1 contains these proteins:
- a CDS encoding DUF1850 domain-containing protein, whose product is MRTQDQKIWSAPVPSGTKIVTGFVHSVEKTPVEDVYIVSGGRIWLWEERFRSHNAGLPTEPPKHGRFLLHKDWMIVQGSSYEWETLRVRIGDSQIGKNWFSSTMTGKLDLFQTIPNSLLYVEMKQVPLFFKKMPFTF